One segment of Ricinus communis isolate WT05 ecotype wild-type chromosome 8, ASM1957865v1, whole genome shotgun sequence DNA contains the following:
- the LOC8266278 gene encoding E3 ubiquitin-protein ligase WAV3 isoform X1 yields the protein MIDLKEMGSKWRKAKLALGLNMCLHVPQNDFDHQDNSSSSPSRFSDAVSHSPATSALSRGGSTTPTPSSSGLRLSKSGAKSSKSTCAICLTTMKPGQGHAIFTAECSHSFHFHCITSNVKHGNQICPVCRAKWKEVPFQNPASDISHGRHRINAAGWPRDDAWMTVLRRVPPARLDTNRHISSLFHAQEPPIFDDDEALDQQHEIAHRNLSTKNDSSDSHSLGTIDVKTYPEVSAVSRSASHDNFCVLIHLKAPVTSIRHNSSSNHMELPQMSQNSRAPVDLVTVLDVSGSMAGTKLALLKRAMGFVIQNLGPSDRLSVIAFSSTARRLFPLRCMTEAGRQEALLSVNSLVSNGGTNIAEGLRKGAKVIVDRKWKNPVASIILLSDGQDTYTVTSPSGMNPRADYKSLLPISIHRNGGTGLKIPVHSFGFGADHDAASMHSISEISGGTFSFIEAEGVIQDAFAQCIGGLLSVVVQELQVKVECNHPSLRIGSIKAGSYSTNVIGNARMGSVDVGDLYAEEERDFLVTINVPVDRSSDQMSLLKVGCVYKDPITKNVLTLDRASLVKIQRPEKIGAQVVSMEVDRQRNRLRAAEAMAEARAAAENGDLARAVSVLESCYKSLSETASAQAGDRLCVAICAELKEMQERMANRQVYEASGRAYVLSGLSSHSWQRATARGDSTDSTSLVQAYQTPSMVDMVTRSQTMLLGNPSSHRKLRQALSFPAARPQPR from the exons ATGATAGATCTGAAAGAAATGGGAAGCAAATGGAGAAAAGCAAAGCTAGCACTTGGTTTAAACATGTGTCTTCATGTTCCTCAAAATGATTTTGATCATCAAgataattcttcttcttctccttctagATTCTCCGATGCCGTTTCTCACTCTCCCGCCACTTCTGCTCTTTCCCGTGGTGGCTCCACTACTCCTACCCCTTCTTCTTCTGGCCTTCGCTTGTCCAAATCTGGAGCCAAATCATCTAAg AGCACCTGTGCAATATGCCTGACCACCATGAAACCAGGACAGGGCCATGCTATTTTTACTGCAGAGTGCTCACACTCTTTTCATTTCCATTGCATTACCTCTAATGTAAAACATGGAAACCAGATTTGCCCAGTTTGCCGAGCAAAGTGGAAAGAAGTCCCCTTCCAAAACCCTGCTTCTGATATCTCCCATGGAAGGCATAGAATTAATGCAGCTGGTTGGCCCCGCGATGATGCATGGATGACTGTTTTAAGGCGGGTACCTCCTGCTCGGCTAGACACGAACCGGCACATCTCATCACTTTTTCATGCCCAAGAACCACCTATCTTTGATGATGACGAAGCCCTAGATCAGCAACATGAGATTGCTCATAGAAACCTGTCTACAAAAAATGATTCTAGTGATAGCCATTCATTGGGCACCATAGATGTCAAAACATATCCGGAAGTTTCTGCTGTTTCAAGGTCAGCCTCCCATGATAATTTCTGTGTGCTAATACATCTTAAGGCTCCTGTTACAAGCATCAGGCATAATAGCAGCAGTAATCATATGGAGTTACCACAAATGTCGCAAAATTCTCGTGCTCCAGTTGACCTTGTTACAGTACTTGATGTTAGTGGCAGCATGGCAGGTACAAAGCTTGCTTTGCTAAAACGAGCTATGGGGTTTGTAATACAGAACCTCGGTCCCTCTGACCGGCTTTCTGTCATTGCCTTCTCATCCACAGCCCGCCGGCTTTTTCCTCTCCGTTGTATGACTGAGGCTGGAAGGCAGGAGGCTTTACTGTCTGTTAATTCTCTGGTCTCTAATGGTGGAACAAACATTGCTGAAGGGCTGAGAAAAGGTGCCAAGGTGATAGTAGATCGAAAATGGAAAAATCCAGTTGCcagtattattttgttatctGATGGACAGGACACATATACCGTCACTAGTCCTAGTGGAATGAATCCTAGAGCAGATTACAAGTCCCTTCTCCCGATATCAATTCATCGAAATGGTGGCACAGGTCTGAAGATTCCTGTGCATTCATTTGGGTTTGGGGCAGATCATGATGCTGCCTCAATGCATTCAATCTCTGAGATATCTGGGGGCACATTTTCATTCATAGAAGCTGAGGGTGTAATTCAGGATGCATTTGCACAGTGCATCGGAGGGCTCTTGAGTGTGGTGGTGCAAGAGCTACAGGTCAAAGTTGAGTGTAATCACCCGAGTTTGCGAATTGGTTCAATAAAAGCAGGTAGCTATTCGACCAATGTCATCGGCAACGCAAGAATGGGTtctgttgatgttggagaCCTGTATgctgaagaagaaagagatttTTTGGTGACAATCAATGTTCCAGTTGATAGGTCCAGTGATCAGATGTCATTACTGAAGGTTGGATGCGTCTACAAAGATCCGATTACAAAAAATGTGTTGACCTTGGATAGAGCTAGTCTAGTAAAAATCCAAAGGCCAGAAAAAATTGGTGCACAAGTAGTGTCAATGGAAGTGGATAGGCAGAGAAATAGGCTTCGTGCGGCAGAGGCAATGGCTGAAGCTAGAGCTGCTGCTGAAAATGGTGATTTAGCTCGTGCTGTCTCTGTCCTTGAGAGCTGTTATAAGTCATTGTCAGAAACTGCATCTGCACAAGCTGGTGACAGATTGTGCGTTGCAATATGTGCCGAGTTAAAGGAGATGCAAGAAAGGATGGCAAATCGCCAAGTATATGAAGCATCTGGTAGGGCTTATGTTCTCTCAGGTTTGAGTTCACACTCGTGGCAGAGAGCAACTGCCCGAGGTGATTCAACTGATAGTACAAGCCTTGTGCAAGCTTACCAAACCCCATCAATGGTCGATATGGTAACACGGTCTCAGACTATGTTGTTAGGAAACCCATCGTCCCATCGGAAACTTAGGCAAGCTCTGTCGTTTCCTGCTGCCAGACCTCAACCAAGGTAA
- the LOC8266278 gene encoding E3 ubiquitin-protein ligase WAV3 isoform X2, giving the protein MYLLWAVRTYVKISLKSTCAICLTTMKPGQGHAIFTAECSHSFHFHCITSNVKHGNQICPVCRAKWKEVPFQNPASDISHGRHRINAAGWPRDDAWMTVLRRVPPARLDTNRHISSLFHAQEPPIFDDDEALDQQHEIAHRNLSTKNDSSDSHSLGTIDVKTYPEVSAVSRSASHDNFCVLIHLKAPVTSIRHNSSSNHMELPQMSQNSRAPVDLVTVLDVSGSMAGTKLALLKRAMGFVIQNLGPSDRLSVIAFSSTARRLFPLRCMTEAGRQEALLSVNSLVSNGGTNIAEGLRKGAKVIVDRKWKNPVASIILLSDGQDTYTVTSPSGMNPRADYKSLLPISIHRNGGTGLKIPVHSFGFGADHDAASMHSISEISGGTFSFIEAEGVIQDAFAQCIGGLLSVVVQELQVKVECNHPSLRIGSIKAGSYSTNVIGNARMGSVDVGDLYAEEERDFLVTINVPVDRSSDQMSLLKVGCVYKDPITKNVLTLDRASLVKIQRPEKIGAQVVSMEVDRQRNRLRAAEAMAEARAAAENGDLARAVSVLESCYKSLSETASAQAGDRLCVAICAELKEMQERMANRQVYEASGRAYVLSGLSSHSWQRATARGDSTDSTSLVQAYQTPSMVDMVTRSQTMLLGNPSSHRKLRQALSFPAARPQPR; this is encoded by the exons ATGTATCTCCTGTGGGCTGTAAGAACTTACGTGAAAATCTCTCTCAAG AGCACCTGTGCAATATGCCTGACCACCATGAAACCAGGACAGGGCCATGCTATTTTTACTGCAGAGTGCTCACACTCTTTTCATTTCCATTGCATTACCTCTAATGTAAAACATGGAAACCAGATTTGCCCAGTTTGCCGAGCAAAGTGGAAAGAAGTCCCCTTCCAAAACCCTGCTTCTGATATCTCCCATGGAAGGCATAGAATTAATGCAGCTGGTTGGCCCCGCGATGATGCATGGATGACTGTTTTAAGGCGGGTACCTCCTGCTCGGCTAGACACGAACCGGCACATCTCATCACTTTTTCATGCCCAAGAACCACCTATCTTTGATGATGACGAAGCCCTAGATCAGCAACATGAGATTGCTCATAGAAACCTGTCTACAAAAAATGATTCTAGTGATAGCCATTCATTGGGCACCATAGATGTCAAAACATATCCGGAAGTTTCTGCTGTTTCAAGGTCAGCCTCCCATGATAATTTCTGTGTGCTAATACATCTTAAGGCTCCTGTTACAAGCATCAGGCATAATAGCAGCAGTAATCATATGGAGTTACCACAAATGTCGCAAAATTCTCGTGCTCCAGTTGACCTTGTTACAGTACTTGATGTTAGTGGCAGCATGGCAGGTACAAAGCTTGCTTTGCTAAAACGAGCTATGGGGTTTGTAATACAGAACCTCGGTCCCTCTGACCGGCTTTCTGTCATTGCCTTCTCATCCACAGCCCGCCGGCTTTTTCCTCTCCGTTGTATGACTGAGGCTGGAAGGCAGGAGGCTTTACTGTCTGTTAATTCTCTGGTCTCTAATGGTGGAACAAACATTGCTGAAGGGCTGAGAAAAGGTGCCAAGGTGATAGTAGATCGAAAATGGAAAAATCCAGTTGCcagtattattttgttatctGATGGACAGGACACATATACCGTCACTAGTCCTAGTGGAATGAATCCTAGAGCAGATTACAAGTCCCTTCTCCCGATATCAATTCATCGAAATGGTGGCACAGGTCTGAAGATTCCTGTGCATTCATTTGGGTTTGGGGCAGATCATGATGCTGCCTCAATGCATTCAATCTCTGAGATATCTGGGGGCACATTTTCATTCATAGAAGCTGAGGGTGTAATTCAGGATGCATTTGCACAGTGCATCGGAGGGCTCTTGAGTGTGGTGGTGCAAGAGCTACAGGTCAAAGTTGAGTGTAATCACCCGAGTTTGCGAATTGGTTCAATAAAAGCAGGTAGCTATTCGACCAATGTCATCGGCAACGCAAGAATGGGTtctgttgatgttggagaCCTGTATgctgaagaagaaagagatttTTTGGTGACAATCAATGTTCCAGTTGATAGGTCCAGTGATCAGATGTCATTACTGAAGGTTGGATGCGTCTACAAAGATCCGATTACAAAAAATGTGTTGACCTTGGATAGAGCTAGTCTAGTAAAAATCCAAAGGCCAGAAAAAATTGGTGCACAAGTAGTGTCAATGGAAGTGGATAGGCAGAGAAATAGGCTTCGTGCGGCAGAGGCAATGGCTGAAGCTAGAGCTGCTGCTGAAAATGGTGATTTAGCTCGTGCTGTCTCTGTCCTTGAGAGCTGTTATAAGTCATTGTCAGAAACTGCATCTGCACAAGCTGGTGACAGATTGTGCGTTGCAATATGTGCCGAGTTAAAGGAGATGCAAGAAAGGATGGCAAATCGCCAAGTATATGAAGCATCTGGTAGGGCTTATGTTCTCTCAGGTTTGAGTTCACACTCGTGGCAGAGAGCAACTGCCCGAGGTGATTCAACTGATAGTACAAGCCTTGTGCAAGCTTACCAAACCCCATCAATGGTCGATATGGTAACACGGTCTCAGACTATGTTGTTAGGAAACCCATCGTCCCATCGGAAACTTAGGCAAGCTCTGTCGTTTCCTGCTGCCAGACCTCAACCAAGGTAA